Proteins encoded together in one Lathyrus oleraceus cultivar Zhongwan6 chromosome 5, CAAS_Psat_ZW6_1.0, whole genome shotgun sequence window:
- the LOC127081640 gene encoding rhodanese-like domain-containing protein 14, chloroplastic: MTAFTPTALQYSSTSYLQSWVPSIDGTRYHNSWCVRGRSYKPTSQRLHQQNIARGLTIQSAATKPAKSPAEEEWKVKRELLLQKRVKSVEPKEALRLRKENNFVILDVRPEAEFKEAHPADAINVQIYRLIKEWTAWDIARRAAFAFFGIFSGTEENPEFIKSVEEKLDKNAKIIVACSAGGTMKPTQNLPEGQQSRSLIAAYLLVLNGYANVFHLEGGLYRWFKEDLPTVSEE; this comes from the exons ATGACGGCTTTTACACCAACAGCTCTACAATATTCTTCCACATCATATTTACAATCCTGGGTACCTTCTATAGACGGTACTCGTTATCATAATTCATGGTGTGTAAGAGGGAGATCATACAAACCCACTTCTCAAAGATTACACCAACAGAACATTGCAAGAGGACTAACAATCCAGAGTGCAGCCACAAAACCAGCTAAATCACCAG CTGAAGAAGAGTGGAAGGTTAAGCGAGAACTACTGCTGCAGAAAAGG GTAAAAAGTGTGGAACCAAAGGAAGCTCTGCGCCTTCGGAAAGAAAATAATTTTGTGATTCTTGATGTAAGGCCAGAAGCAGAGTTCAAGGAG GCTCATCCCGCAGATGCAATTAATGTGCAAATATACAGGCTTATAAAAGAATGGACAGCCTGGGACATTGCCAGACGTGCTGCATTTGCATTTTTTGGTATTTTCTCTGGAACAGAAGAAAACCCCGAGTTTATCAAGT CTGTTGAGGAAAAATTAGATAAAAATGCAAAGATAATAGTAGCTTGCTCAGCAGGGGGAACAATGAAACCAACACAAAATCTGCCAGAAGGTCAACAATCTAG GTCTCTAATAGCAGCTTACTTGTTGGTCCTAAATGGTTACGCCAATGTCTTCCATCTAGAAGGTGGGCTTTACAGGTGGTTTAAAGAGGATCTACCAACTGTTTCAGAGGAGTGA
- the LOC127081639 gene encoding uncharacterized protein LOC127081639: MVKVAKAWHKKFPLHKPLLMTFHTILSPSFSTSSAKRVGTHSGTFHCDEALACFILRLSKLFSGADIVRTRDPKLLESLDAVVDVGGAYDPLRHRYDHHQKDFHQVFGQGFATKLSSAGLVYKHFGLEIIANVLRLDEDHPHVHQLYPAIYRNFIESVDAVDNGVNQYDLDESPKYVINTGLGSRIKRLNLDWTDSDQSSDAENEAFHRAMALAGGEFLENVNYYAKSWLPARSIVMECLAARETIDSSGEIIKLNRSCPWKFHIHELEEEMKINPSIKYVLYQDDRSEKWRLQAVAISPARFESRKPLPYLWRGLENDRLSEVAGIPGCTFVHMSGFIGGNQSYDGALAMAKASLKA, translated from the exons atggtcaaagttgcGAAAGCGTGGCACAAGAAGTTTCCGTTACACAAACCTCTGCTAATGACATTTCACACCATTCTATCACCATCTTTCTCCACGTCCTCCGCTAAGCGCGTGGGCACGCACAGCGGAACATTCCACTGCGACGAAGCCCTCGCTTGCTTCATTCTTCGCCTTTCTAAACTCTTCTCCGGCGCCGATATAGTTCGAACGAGAGACCCGAAGCTTCTCGAATCATTGGATGCCGTAGTCGACGTCGGAGGCGCTTACGACCCGTTACGACACCGTTACGATCATCATCAAAAGGATTTTCACCAGGTTTTCGGTCAAGGCTTCGCCACTAAGCTCAGTAGCGCCGGACTTGTATATAAG CATTTTGGATTGGAAATAATTGCAAATGTGCTTCGTCTTGATGAAGATCATCCTCACGTACACCAGTTATATCCAGCTATATACAGAAACTTTATAGAG TCAGTTGATGCTGTGGATAATGGAGTGAATCAATATGATTTGGACGAATCTCCAAAATATGTAATCAACACAGGCTTGGGGTCTAGGATAAAACGATTGAATTTGGACTGGACGGATTCTGACCAGTCATCTGATGCAGAAAATGAGGCTTTTCATAGGGCAATGGCTCTGGCTGGTGGTGAATTTTTGGAG AATGTGAATTATTATGCAAAATCATGGTTGCCGGCGCGGTCCATTGTTATGGAGTGTCTTGCAGCAAGAGAAACTATTGATTCTAGTGGGGAGATTATAAAGCTAAATCGATCTTGTCCT TGGAAATTTCACATACATGAGCTCGAGGAGGAAATGAAAATCAACCCTTCCATCAAATATGTTCTTTACCAG GATGATAGGAGTGAGAAATGGAGACTACAGGCAGTGGCAATTTCACCGGCAAGATTTGAGAGCAGAAAACCACTACCATATCTTTGGAGGGGTTTGGAAAATGACAGGCTATCTGAGGTTGCTGGAATCCCAGGTTGTACTTTTGTGCACATGAGTGGTTTTATTGGAGGAAATCAAAGTTATGACGGTGCTCTAGCAATGGCAAAAGCATCTCTAAAGGCTTAG